CTCCAGACTGAACACTCGCATCCGGGACTTGCGCGGATAGCCATATGTGACATCAAGGAGCAACGAGGACTCGATGCTGTGCTCGGCCGATACAAGCCCGCGATCGTTCTTCACTCCGCGGCATACAAGCACGTGCCGATGATGGAACTGGCGCCGGCTGAAGCCATCAAAACCAACGTGGCCGGCACCCGAAACGTCATAGCCGCCTGCGAGCAGCACGGGGTAAAGCGCCTGGTGCTCATCTCGACAGACAAGGCGGTCGCCCCGGTCAACATGATGGGCATGTCGAAGGCTATCGCCGAGCTCATCGCCCTTCAAGCCGCAAAACGCCAGACCCTTGAGATCATGATCGTGCGTTTTGGAAACGTTCTTGCCAGCCGAGGTTCTGTGATCCCCATATTCAAGGAACAGCTACGCCGCGGCGGGCCGCTCACGGTGACGCACGAAGATGTCACCCGTTATTTCATGACCGCTGCCGAGGCGGCGCGTCTCACCCTGCAGGCACAAGCGATCGGGGCATCCGGCGACACCCTCATGCTTGAGATGGGCGAGCCCATGCGGATATCCGATCTCGCCAAAAGGATGATCGCCCTCTCTGGAGCCACTGCCGAAATTGTGTTCACCGGCTTGCGACCGGGCGAGAAGCTACACGAAGCCTTGGTGGGAGAGAGAGAATCCCTAGTCGCAACCGGCGTTAAAGGCATCCTGAAAGTCGAAAAATCCAAGCCGCAAGGTCGCGGACTTTCCGAGAAGATCGACGAACTCATCGCTGCGGGCGAGGCGAACGACTTACAGCGCATCGCCGCGATCATCGACGCGATCGACCCAGGCTACCGAGAGCGAGCTACCTAGCGCTGATTTTGTCCTTGACCATCTCGATCAAGCCGCCCTTTTCGATAATATCTTTGATGAAGGGAGGAAACGGCTGCGCGCGATAGGTCTTGCCGGTTGTGACGTTGATGATAACTCCGGCATCAGCATCAACCCGAACCTCGTCCCCGTCGGAGATGCCTTCGACCGCCTCGGCGGACTCCATTATCGGAAGACCGGTATTGATCGCGTTGCGGTAGAAGATTCTCGCGAAGGATTTTGCTATGACCACACTAATTCCGGCGGCCTTTATTGAAATCGGCGCGTGTTCACGGCTTGAGCCGCACCCAAAGTTCTCCTCGGCGACCAAAATATCGCCAAACTCAATCTTGTTGACGAACTCGGGATCGAGGTCCTCCATGCAATGCTTAGCGAGCTCCTCGGGGACGCTCGTATTGAGATAGCGGGCCGGGATAATCACGTCTGTGTCGACGTCGCGGCCGTACTTGTGCGCTGTTCCCTGAAACTTCATTTGACTCCCTCTCCACACATACACGTTTTTGGAATTTTTGACTCCCTCTCCACACATACACGTTTTTGGAATTCTAACATTTTGGCTGCCGCACGCTACAATGTCGCTGGTGTCGTTTTGTTTTTCCCAAGAAACCCGAGGTTTATTAGACGCTGTGACGAAAACGGCAGATCCGACCCCAAGCAATAACAGCCGTCACACAAGTGTTGTGGGCGGGTCTTTTGCTGTTGCACTTAGCACCGCCATTGGCTTGGCCGGGAGCTTTCTACTGTCAGTGATAGTCGCCAGATTGTTCGGCCCGGAGGTCAAAGGTCAACTGGCTCTCCTGCTTGAGATTCCCTTGGTTGCTGCATTGATTCTCGGCCTTGGATTCGAAGGCGCCAAGGCGTACTACGTCGGCCGCCGCCTGCGTCTACCGGAGCATGCGGTGTCGGATTCGATGTACTTGGCGCTTAGCTTGTCGTTGATTGGCGTCCCCATGGTCGCTATCGCTATGCACCAGCTCATCCCGGCACTAGCCACGATACCCCTAGTGACAATCATCGCAGCCTCTCTTGCTCTACCATTTATGATGATCATAAACCTCCTCTCCGGCGTGCTTACGGGATTAGGCAAGGTAACAGAGCAGGCCATAGCTACTACCATCGCCGCAATCGTCTCCTTTTTGCTGGCGATCACACTCGCGCTTCTAGGTCACCTGACCCTGCACACACTGATTCTCGCAACACTGGCCGGCCTTACCTGCGCCTCTATCGCTATGTTTGTGGCCACAAAAGTAAAAACCCTTACCGCTCCCTCACACTCAAGGCTGCGCGAAGAGATCTCTTATGCCGGGCGCAGCTACGTCCAAACGATCATGGGATACCTGGAGCTGCGACAAGACCTTATCTTGCTGGGAGTACTAACTTCAGCCACCAGTGTCGGAATCTATTCAATCGGTGTCTCAATCGCCGAGGTGCTATTTTATGCACCCCAGGCGATCGCTGCCGCTCTTGCGGCCAGAGCGTTTCAGGAAGGCGCATCAGAGGGAGCCGAGCTGACGGCGTTGATCACCCGGTTGCTCTCAGTGCTTTTGCTGGTTGCGTCCGTGGCTTTAATGCTGGCAGCAAGAACACTGGTCGTAACGATCTTCGGCGAACCGTTCGCCGAGGCTGCCCTGGTGATCCAAATCCTTGTACCAGCGATCGCGATCTGGGGTATTACAGCTCAGTCATCCGTCTATCTTGCCAGCCACGGCACGCTGTTTCCAAAGCTGAGCGTCGCGACACTGATCCTTAACTTGGGGCTGAACATCCTATTGATTCCCGAGCTCGGTATTATCGGCGCTGCAATCGCAGCGCTGATTTCATACACGATCGGCTCGGCGTACATCATCGGAGTTTTCCTGAAAACTACGGGCATCGGACTTGCAGGCATGCTGATTGTACGCCGCTCAGACATAGCCTTCGCGCTTGGCGCTGTTCGAGCGTTTACGAAGCGGAAAAACTCATAAGCTACGCCCCGGGCCTTCTCCGGTCACGCTCGAAATAAAAACCCTCTCACCTGCGCCTGCTAGGCGAAGTCCTTTTTCATACAGCCCGAGCGACGATTGTGATATTCCAGTCTCGCTCATCGGCGGGTCGTGAAAGATCGCAAAATGGAGTCAGACTCAAGAGCTCAAAGCCACTCGCAAAGAGCAGATCGCTCAGCTCGTCAGGAAACAGATACCGCAACGTGTGTGATTCGCGCAAGATAGCAACGGTGCCTCCTTCAAAATCCAGATGCTCGATCTCGTAGTCGACCTCGACGGTGCCGGAGGCGCTGTCCAGTGATGGCGTGGCAGTGCGCACAACACGCCCGCCATCTTCAGTTTGCGCCTGCTTCAAAGTTACCGAAGGACGCATGGCAAGCACGCCCGGGCCGTGCCAGCAATCGAAGATGAATACTCCGCCTTCGGACAGATGTCGGCGGGCGGTGCCAAACATCGCCGAGAGGTCCTCGTCCCCAAGCATGTATGAGACCACCGCGAACATCGAGATGACAGCGTCGAAATCGCGTCCGAGTTCGGCATGCCGCACATCCGAGACAACAAACTCGGCAGAGAGGCCTTCGCTTTTCGCCGCTTTCATCTTCGCGCGACCGATCATCTCCGGCGAACGATCGACTCCTGTCACCCGATAGCCCGCTGTCGCCAGGCAAAGCGCGTGTCCCCCTGTTCCGCAACCAAGATCTAGCACCCGCGCACCTTCAGGCACACTCTCGCGCCTGAAGACCTCGCCAAGGAAGGCACACTCCGCCGCATAATCCTTGTCCGAATAAAGCGCATCGTAATAGTCCGCGTAAGCGCGAAACACCACACCACTGTCACTCGCGTGTGGAGTCAGCCCCTGCTCGTGATCCCAAGAGTTCACTTTCTCCCCGCTCTCTCGGCTAAGCGCCGACTGGCTTCGCCGATAGCCTCAGTAAGAAGCCGCAGATAGTCCTCGCGAGTATAGGAGAGCAGTCGCTCACGCCCGCGCTGGCCGAGCGCCGCGCCGAGCCCAGGCTCCGTTATCACCTTGCGTACTGCCGAGGCGATCGCATCGACAGACTCCGGGTCGACCAGCAAGCCCGCATCTCCCACCTGCTCGCGAATACCGCGGATGTTCGAGGTGATCACTGGGCACGAAAACGCGAACGCTTCGAGCACCGGGATATTGGTGGGGCCAAAAAATGTCGGGAACACCAGTGCGTGCGCGCCGGTGTAGAGCGCGGGCATCACTTCGTCGGGCACATATCCCAGATAGAGAACGAGGTCACGCACACCAAGCTCCTCGGCGGTGCGCATAGCCTCGGCGAAAGTCCGCTCACGCAGATCCCCGGTGTGGGAACCGGCGAGTACGAGTGGCACGCGCAAGCCTTCCTCGGCGAGCATGCCGATCGCCTCGATGACACGCTTATGGTTTTTATGCGGCCAGAACTGCGCGGGGTAGAACAAGTACACTTCGGGAATCTCATACTCTTGCCGGATTCGCGCGAGGTCGTCAGGCTCCAGATCGACCGCGGCGAGATAGTCGGGGGGCAGAAACGGCAGCGGCCTGACAGCCTCCGGATCGATTCCGGTATCGGAGTAGTGATCAAGCACGTCTTGCTTGCCAGTCTCCGAATCCACCAACACGACCAGCGCGCCAGCAATAAGCCGGCGGATCCTCTCCTCCCTAAGCTCCCACTCGCCGTCCGCCGAGACCTCGGGAAACTCGGGGTGCAATCTGTGCTGGATGTCGTGAATCGCGACAATGTAGGGCACCCCTGAGCTGGTTGCCAGATCGCTTTCGGTTGTAAAGAGGAGCATGTCGATGCCGTGCGATGCGAAAAAACGCGTCCACGCCGGGTCGACCGCGTTGACAGGCCTGAGCGCACTTGCCAGCCGCGCAGCAATAGCGCCGAGAACTCCCGAGGCGCGTCGAAGCGGCACCGCGGGCCGGGGCAGAGCAATCCCCTCGGGCACCGACTGGCCACCATAGGTGAAAACCACGAAGTCGTCCCCAGTTTCCAATTCGCAAAGCCTTTCGAGCATCGTCACGGAGTACTGGTAGCCCCCGCCGATATACCTTTCAAGCCTGGGAACAACACCTATCCTCATGCGCCTAGTGCCTCACGAACCGCGCTTGCCACCATATCTTGCTGCTCGGCGGTAATCGCCAGGCCTGAAGGCAGATAAAGTCCCAGCCTGGAGAGCCTGTCAGACACAGGGTATCTCTCACCCGCAAACATCCCACGCTCCAAAAACATCGGCTGATCGTGCATCCCCACAAAAAACGGTCGAGTCTGTACTCCCAGGTTGATCAGACGCCTGCCGAGAGTCTCGGCGTCGATCCCGGTTTCCTCGGCAAGTACGATGCCGTACATCCAATATACGTTGGTGGCCCACTCGCGCTCGATCGGCAACTGCAGTGGCAGGTCCGAGAGTAGCTCGTTGTAGCGTGCGCCGATTCGGCGCTTGCGCGCCACAAGCTCGTCGACTCGCTCGGTCTGGGCGAGCCCGATGGCTGCCTGCAAGTTCGTGAGCCTGAAGTTATAGCCCGCCTCCGCATGCCTGAACCTGTTACCGGTTCCAAAACACAGGTTACGACCTTCGCGGGCGCGTCTTGCCAGCTCATCATCGTTTGTAAGCAGCATGCCGCCTTCCCCGGTAGTCACGATCTTGTTGGCGTAGAAGGAAAAGCAACTGATATCCCCCAGTCCGCCACACCTGCGATCGCGATAGGTGGCACCGTGCGCCTCGGCCGCGTCCTCGATAACGTAAAGCCCGTGCGCGTCAGCGATCGAGCGCACAGGGTCCATGTCCACCGGATGCCCGTAGACATGCACCGGCATGATGGCGCGGGTGCGCGATGTGATTCTGTCCTGAAGCCGCGTAACATCAAGGCACCAGGTCTCGGGATCAGCGTCGACAAGCACGGGCACACAGCCGTTGCGAATCGCCGCAAGCGCGCATGAGGCGATGGTAAACGTAGGCATGATGATCTCATCACCGGGATCCAGCTCAAGCGACCACACGGCCAACTCGAGCGCGACCGTGCCGTTGGCCACAGCAACACCGTGCCGCATACCGCAATAATCCGCCCACGCTTCCTCGAAAGCCTCGATGAATCGACCCGCCGAGGAAATCCACCCCGTTTCCAGGCACTCGTTTACGTATTTCGACTCCAGGGCGCCTAATACCGGCTCGTTGACGGGAATCACGACTCGGCCTTGAATCTTGTCTTGTCGCTATCGCCTGCGTAAGGCCCTTGTTTGACCTCTATGATCGAAGAAGGCTCGAGCACCTCAAGCCCGTGCCCGCCCGAAACCAAAAGAACAACATCGCCGCCGGTAAGCGTCCGTGAGGCCAGTAGCGTTCGGTCAGAGCGATATATATCTACTCGAATCCGGCCTTCTCGCACAAATAGTGTTTCCTCGGTATAGGTGATTTCGCGCGATACCGGATTGTGAATATGGGGCGATACCACATGCCCGGCTGGGTGATTGATGAATCCGAGCTGTTGCGAGAACTCAGGTGGCGAGAAAAACACTACCCCCAGATCGCGCATCGAGCCGCGAAGGACGATGGCCATGATCTTGTCGCCATCGAGTATCTTCTCTACTGCTGGCATGTATGGCGATGTCGTCGCGGCCCTGTGATCCAAGGCGTCAGGCGCAGTGCCCTCGAACCAGTCGATCGTTCGCCGCAGCCCCTCGTCAAGCCCAACGGCCGCCTGAAAACCAAACCGCTCCCGTGCGCGGCGAGTATCAAGGCTACGGCGCGGCTGACCATCGGGCATGGAATCGTCCCAGACGATATCGCCCGTAAAGCCAGTCGCCGAGGCGATCTTTTCGGCCAGGTCGCGGATTGTTATCTCGAATCCAGCGCCGAGATTGACCGGCTCGGCCGCGTCACAGTGCTCGGCGGCGAGCAAAATGCCCTCTGCGGCGTCCTCGACAAATAGGAACTCCCTGCTGGGCTGGCCTGTGCCCCACAGCGCGACGGAGGGCTTTCCGGAGTCACGAGCCTCGATGAACTTGCGAATCATCGCCGGGATCACATGGGAAGTGCGCAGATCAAAGTTGTCCTTGGGCCCGTAGAGGTTCGCGGGCAGAAGAAAGATACCGTTCATCCCATATTGCTGTCTGTAAGCTTGCAACTGCACAAGCATCGCTTTTTTCGCGATCCCGTAGGGTGCGTTGGTCTCCTCAGGATACCCGTCCCAGATGGCATCTTCGAGAAAAGGAACTTGCGCAAACTTCGGGTACGCGCAAACAGTGCCTACACACACAAACTTCTCGACACCGGCT
The DNA window shown above is from Actinomycetota bacterium and carries:
- the leuD gene encoding 3-isopropylmalate dehydratase small subunit codes for the protein MKFQGTAHKYGRDVDTDVIIPARYLNTSVPEELAKHCMEDLDPEFVNKIEFGDILVAEENFGCGSSREHAPISIKAAGISVVIAKSFARIFYRNAINTGLPIMESAEAVEGISDGDEVRVDADAGVIINVTTGKTYRAQPFPPFIKDIIEKGGLIEMVKDKISAR
- a CDS encoding oligosaccharide flippase family protein, translated to MTKTADPTPSNNSRHTSVVGGSFAVALSTAIGLAGSFLLSVIVARLFGPEVKGQLALLLEIPLVAALILGLGFEGAKAYYVGRRLRLPEHAVSDSMYLALSLSLIGVPMVAIAMHQLIPALATIPLVTIIAASLALPFMMIINLLSGVLTGLGKVTEQAIATTIAAIVSFLLAITLALLGHLTLHTLILATLAGLTCASIAMFVATKVKTLTAPSHSRLREEISYAGRSYVQTIMGYLELRQDLILLGVLTSATSVGIYSIGVSIAEVLFYAPQAIAAALAARAFQEGASEGAELTALITRLLSVLLLVASVALMLAARTLVVTIFGEPFAEAALVIQILVPAIAIWGITAQSSVYLASHGTLFPKLSVATLILNLGLNILLIPELGIIGAAIAALISYTIGSAYIIGVFLKTTGIGLAGMLIVRRSDIAFALGAVRAFTKRKNS
- a CDS encoding methyltransferase domain-containing protein → MNSWDHEQGLTPHASDSGVVFRAYADYYDALYSDKDYAAECAFLGEVFRRESVPEGARVLDLGCGTGGHALCLATAGYRVTGVDRSPEMIGRAKMKAAKSEGLSAEFVVSDVRHAELGRDFDAVISMFAVVSYMLGDEDLSAMFGTARRHLSEGGVFIFDCWHGPGVLAMRPSVTLKQAQTEDGGRVVRTATPSLDSASGTVEVDYEIEHLDFEGGTVAILRESHTLRYLFPDELSDLLFASGFELLSLTPFCDLSRPADERDWNITIVARAV
- a CDS encoding glycosyltransferase family 4 protein, which translates into the protein MRIGVVPRLERYIGGGYQYSVTMLERLCELETGDDFVVFTYGGQSVPEGIALPRPAVPLRRASGVLGAIAARLASALRPVNAVDPAWTRFFASHGIDMLLFTTESDLATSSGVPYIVAIHDIQHRLHPEFPEVSADGEWELREERIRRLIAGALVVLVDSETGKQDVLDHYSDTGIDPEAVRPLPFLPPDYLAAVDLEPDDLARIRQEYEIPEVYLFYPAQFWPHKNHKRVIEAIGMLAEEGLRVPLVLAGSHTGDLRERTFAEAMRTAEELGVRDLVLYLGYVPDEVMPALYTGAHALVFPTFFGPTNIPVLEAFAFSCPVITSNIRGIREQVGDAGLLVDPESVDAIASAVRKVITEPGLGAALGQRGRERLLSYTREDYLRLLTEAIGEASRRLAERAGRK
- a CDS encoding DegT/DnrJ/EryC1/StrS family aminotransferase, producing MIPVNEPVLGALESKYVNECLETGWISSAGRFIEAFEEAWADYCGMRHGVAVANGTVALELAVWSLELDPGDEIIMPTFTIASCALAAIRNGCVPVLVDADPETWCLDVTRLQDRITSRTRAIMPVHVYGHPVDMDPVRSIADAHGLYVIEDAAEAHGATYRDRRCGGLGDISCFSFYANKIVTTGEGGMLLTNDDELARRAREGRNLCFGTGNRFRHAEAGYNFRLTNLQAAIGLAQTERVDELVARKRRIGARYNELLSDLPLQLPIEREWATNVYWMYGIVLAEETGIDAETLGRRLINLGVQTRPFFVGMHDQPMFLERGMFAGERYPVSDRLSRLGLYLPSGLAITAEQQDMVASAVREALGA
- a CDS encoding NAD-dependent epimerase/dehydratase family protein — protein: MLDLAGKRVMVTGGSGFLGGFVLEKLQARGCANVFAPRSREFDLTRASDIARALSVFEPQVIIHLAAVVGGIGANLDEPGRFFYENAVMGIELIEQSRRAGVEKFVCVGTVCAYPKFAQVPFLEDAIWDGYPEETNAPYGIAKKAMLVQLQAYRQQYGMNGIFLLPANLYGPKDNFDLRTSHVIPAMIRKFIEARDSGKPSVALWGTGQPSREFLFVEDAAEGILLAAEHCDAAEPVNLGAGFEITIRDLAEKIASATGFTGDIVWDDSMPDGQPRRSLDTRRARERFGFQAAVGLDEGLRRTIDWFEGTAPDALDHRAATTSPYMPAVEKILDGDKIMAIVLRGSMRDLGVVFFSPPEFSQQLGFINHPAGHVVSPHIHNPVSREITYTEETLFVREGRIRVDIYRSDRTLLASRTLTGGDVVLLVSGGHGLEVLEPSSIIEVKQGPYAGDSDKTRFKAES